In the genome of Anaerolineae bacterium, the window CTGGCCGGACTGGCGGATTGGTGGGGACAGTGGCGCGAATCACGGAGGAATTGACCCGTGGAACGAATCCTTGACGTGGGATGTGGAAAAGCCAAACAGCCAGGAGCAATCGGCCTGGATATCAATCCTCTTTCTGATGCCGATGTGATCGCCGATTTGAATCATTGCCCCTGGCCTTTCGCTAGCAATAGTTTTGACCGCATCCTTTGTCGCCATATTGTAGAGCACGTGGCGGACTTGGTGGGGTTTATGGAAGAAATCCATCGCGTGGCTCGGCCGGGGGCTTTGGTGGAAATCATCACTCCCCACTTTTCCAACCGATACAGTTTCACCGATCCGACCCACCTGCGTCATTTGGGCTGGCACTCGTTTGATTACTTCGCCGGTGGAAAAACGGTTTCCCGCCCGAACTTGCTTCAAAGGTGGCTGGAAACCCAGCATCCCATCCCAGGCTTTTACACTGCAGCCCGTTTCCGAATTAGAAACCGCTATCTCTATTTCTCCCGCCCATACCGCTGGGCAGGGATCGGATGGATAGCGAACCGTTTCCCAGATTTTTATGAACTGTATTTGGCTTTCATTTTCCCAGCCCGGGACCTCTATGTAACTCTGGAGGTCGTTAAATAAATGCGGGTGGCGGTGGTTGGACGCACCTATGCTCTGGAGATCAATCGGGCCAAATGGAACTACCTTCCTGATGAAGTGAGCCTGTTCCTCTTAACTCCAGAGAAGATTCGTCACACTCTGAAGGTCTATCCCGCTGAGCTCTCTGCCCGCTGGCCTCACTTTCTTATAAAGGCCTGGGGCACGAACCGACTTTCCGGTTTCGCTTTTCATCCCCTGAAACTGTGGTCCCTTTTGCATTCTCTAAAGCCAGACCTTATTCAGGTGGATGAAGAGCCTTCATCGCTGGCTTTGCTGGAAGTTATGTGGCTCAAGCCCCGGATAAAGTGTCCGGTGCTCTTTTTCACCTGGGAGAATCTTCCCATCCAGTATCGCTGGCCTTTCTCCGCAATCCGCCGCTTCAATCTGCGCCGGGCCGATGGGGCGATAGCGGGAACCCGAGAAGCCAGCCAGCGGTTGCGCGAGGCCGGCTTTTCGGGGCCGATAGCGGTGATTCCGCAACTGGGCGTGGATCCGGAACGCTTCTTCCCTCACCGCAACGATTCCTTTCGTCGGAAACTGGGCCTGGATACCTTCACGATCGGCTACCTTGGCCGTCTGATTCCGGAGAAGGGCCTTTGGGTGTTGTTGGATG includes:
- a CDS encoding class I SAM-dependent methyltransferase — its product is MERILDVGCGKAKQPGAIGLDINPLSDADVIADLNHCPWPFASNSFDRILCRHIVEHVADLVGFMEEIHRVARPGALVEIITPHFSNRYSFTDPTHLRHLGWHSFDYFAGGKTVSRPNLLQRWLETQHPIPGFYTAARFRIRNRYLYFSRPYRWAGIGWIANRFPDFYELYLAFIFPARDLYVTLEVVK
- a CDS encoding glycosyltransferase, translated to MRVAVVGRTYALEINRAKWNYLPDEVSLFLLTPEKIRHTLKVYPAELSARWPHFLIKAWGTNRLSGFAFHPLKLWSLLHSLKPDLIQVDEEPSSLALLEVMWLKPRIKCPVLFFTWENLPIQYRWPFSAIRRFNLRRADGAIAGTREASQRLREAGFSGPIAVIPQLGVDPERFFPHRNDSFRRKLGLDTFTIGYLGRLIPEKGLWVLLDALSSLKGDWRCLLVGEGPIREEWLHQAQRRGIGERVFWIPTVPHTEVPEYLNAMDVLVLPSQTTARWKEQFGHVLIEAMACGVPVIGSDSGAIPEVIGDAGLIVPEGDSLALAQAIDFLRSSALQRAILGRKGRERVLALYTNERICYQTFRFWQEVLDARASLCR